One segment of Erigeron canadensis isolate Cc75 chromosome 2, C_canadensis_v1, whole genome shotgun sequence DNA contains the following:
- the LOC122589779 gene encoding protein SHORTAGE IN CHIASMATA 1, whose protein sequence is MRTRFITDFFNSTTADTQTLDFLRFPPPDLNSPNLFTFDHLSCFDQFTSIDNTSLDIDTLSSDAALRKFLSDVLPQHTDVKIDQIPTEISPQVKINDVSDGAAKTNLTLVEFETPALHTSLEDSCFLHEEKMQIFFEVMSAEEGSQDLLDFSTEVQQLMDINKSIFYVEDLSLKFHEEHRPDIFEDASLVTGQISSNLRTFPLLEVDETSLGINSYISEDIHMIFETNETQQWMQKDESTCDAKELLLSMEFDLLEHLLNQPPAASDKFEVPCVNFPPGEDIISAIEHPVNEYSLTLGPPEFEKFQFFDMNTSHFSEVFSDAEIINEVEHCQQMFGDTILNTFNSLIVSHELILRDDTFRSLPVPIISDHERVLSVQVIVEELFLKLKPQPSSTSDDIYLDWHFLEEDTFSDNISTSSKMFEDIETCCIDIEMYPGDSQMLILEFVLSDACSDEKTTKENAEVLNIEKSGNLTDPVFPDGTASSNLIDICQKRSSGEAFLDNKVDKSHQLPKSMSQFDDLDFFLHPLETTCMKKQKHVAKKLEMDKSLPLISANCPIEMHHTIQKEWKGSENESIQKQHKFLKNESIQKQHKLLENEFHSSGDFHPTSMLNTDSKHSGPSHSTLVEEKRSMKSLEATQLLFSTKKVNANTTSLPDAIIIVNTQNVDTDMIISRRSTYQRILAMEKGGVQVVERDLNLSVDVILSAAVCLVLYDIKNIRRKTAASDNASSFLPSCVENIAANVLTSLSFAFSSCILIFEGEVGFLACVMELSDELYVAAASLGIDLQLFYSYSSETTNEIILNSIAHAAKSTRGLYPRMPESETLAESFLSKFPSLNPLSAHAILSSVGTLVEFFEMTHKQRVCALQKYLVPDASITLFSALSRYGEREDSRSGMTDCCSSVSSGHDSGNCCPNELKKRKYPGSPETKAIPVDDLLQFEQSNVTWDFPKVDSHNYWNLNTEEIPDDIGNSNRGFDKIYAGEKQRSDPCMKMNRPSFSETSFGQSKKVHLPIVDKSVGHTNYNSKGLVEGYKGEVIDVDDDDAIAVENFSFVNPTHLSSGWCSLPTFPTAAEISSDLDSWIPTKDNGKSLSAEVTLNSHIDLMNNCTPLEECSLVNSTVNFSMPPFEEKDPLYGRTPLSKAILSAQPQKGSPWTIDFLNRMKEKRKMRQQSLPNISSAPCFGHSENSPNFRKRKSPSILDLYRYQQSSTVQGLEHKRRHVFTQPSSSSKAVKGTASLQSRTPIDKRAKRKLTFATNGSKGQSRLVWSDKIDQTMQGRL, encoded by the exons GTGAAAATTAATGATGTTTCAGATGGTGCTGCTAAAACTAATTTGACGTTGGTTGAATTTGAAACTCCGGCACTTCATACATCCTTG GAAGATTCTTGTTTTTTGCATGAAGAGAAGATGCAAATTTTCTTTGAAGTCATGAGTGCAGAAGAAGGCTCACAG gATCTGCTTGATTTCTCTACTGAAGTGCAACAACTGATGgatattaataaatcaattttcTATGTAGAAGATTTAAGTTTAAAGTTTCACGAAGAGCATAGGCCTGATATCTTTGAAGATGCGAGTTTGGTTACGGGCCAAATATCTTCCAATCTTAGAACATTTCCTCTTTTGGAAGTAGACGAGACAAGTCTGGGAATTAATAGCTATATATCAGAAGACATACATATGATATTTGAAACTAATGAAACCCAACAATGGATGCAAAAAGATGAATCGACATGTGATGCCAAGGAGCTCTTGCTATCCATGGAATTTGACTTATTGGAACATCTTTTAAACCAGCCTCCTGCCGCTTCCGATAAATTTGAGGTACCGTGTGTGAACTTTCCTCCAGGAGAGGACATAATTAGTGCCATAGAGCACCCGGTGAATGAATATTCTTTGACATTGGGCCCACCTGAATTTGAGAAATTTCAGTTCTTTGATATGAACACCTCACATTTTTCTGAAGTATTCTCTGATGCTGAAATCATAAATGAAGTAGAACACTGTCAACAGATGTTTGGTGACACAATCTTAAACACTTTCAACAGCTTAATTGTCTCACACGAACTTATTCTAAGAGATGATACTTTCAGATCACTACCTGTTCCTATTATTTCTGATCATGAAAGGGTACTGTCGGTGCAAGTAATTGTTGAGGaattatttttaaagttgaaGCCGCAGCCTTCTTCTACTTCAGATGACATATACTTGGATTGGCATTTTTTAGAGGAAGATACTTTCAGTGATAATATATCCACTTCTTCTAAAATGTTCGAGGATATAGAAACTTGCTGTATTGATATAGAAATGTATCCGGGTGATAGTCAAATGCTGATATTGGAGTTTGTTTTATCTGATGCATGCTCAGATGAGAAAACCACAAAAGAGAACGCTGAGGTACTGAACATAGAAAAGAGTGGAAATTTGACTGATCCTGTGTTTCCTGATGGAACTGCTTCAAGTAACTTGATTGATATATGCCAGAAGAGGTCTAGTGGAGAAGCTTTCCTTGACAATAAGGTTGACAAGTCTCATCAGCTTCCTAAGTCGATGTCACAGTTTGATGATCTTGACTTTTTCTTGCACCCCTTGGAGACTACTTGTATGAAAAAGCAAAAACACGTTGCTAAGAAACTTGAAATGGATAAGTCCCTTCCCCTGATTTCAGCAAACTGCCCAATTGAGATGCATCACACCATCCAAAAAGAGTGGAAAGGCTCAGAGAATGAGTCCATCCAAAAACAGCATAAGTTCTTAAAAAACGAGTCCATCCAAAAGCAGCACAAGTTGTTGGAGAATGAGTTTCACTCA AGTGGAGATTTTCATCCTACTTCAATGCTAAATACAGATAGCAAGCATTCAGGACCATCACATTCTACACTTGTTGAGGAAAAGCGTAGCATGAAATCGTTGGAAGCAACACAACTGCTCTTTTCTACAAAGAAAGTCAATGCAAACACGACTTCATTACCTGATGCCATCATAATTGTGAACACCCAAAATGTTGACACAGATATGATAATTTCTAGGAGAAGCACATACCAACGAATCCTTGCAATGGAGAAAGGAGGAGTACAGGTAGTTGAAAGAGATCTTAATCTGTCAGTTGATGTTATTCTCAGTGCTGCAGTTTGTTTAGTGTTGTATGATATCAAAAACATTAGAAGGAAGACGGCTGCTTCAGATAACGCTTCTTCATTCTTACCTTCATGCGTCGAAAATATTGCTGCAAATGTTTTGACATCACTCAGTTTTGCTTTCAGTAGCTGCATACTG ATATTTGAAGGAGAAGTTGGTTTCCTTGCCTGTGTAATGGAATTATCAGATGAGCTCTATGTTGCTGCAGCAAGTCTAGGAATTGACTTGCAACTCTTTTATTCATATTCATCTGAGACAACTAATGAGATAATATTGAACTCTATTGCACATGCTGCAAAGTCAACAAGAGGCCTATATCCTAGGATGCCCGAATCAGAAACTCTAGCTGAATCATTTTTATCCAAATTTCCTTCACTTAATCCACTCTCAGCTCATGCAATTTTGTCTTCGGTCGGAACGCTTGTGGAGTTTTTTGAAATGACTCATAAGCAAAGGGTTTGTGCCCTCCAAAAGTATCTTGTTCCTGATGCAAGTATCACACTATTTAGTGCTTTGTCCAGATATGGGGAGCGAGAGGATTCTAGATCAGGAATGACAGATTGCTGCTCTTCAGTTTCTTCTGGTCATGACTCTGGGAATTGTTGTCCCAATGagctaaagaaaagaaagtatcCTGGGAGTCCTGAGACAAAGGCCATCCCAGTGGACGATTTGTTGCAGTTTGAGCAAAGTAATGTCACGTGGGATTTTCCAAAAGTTGATTCACATAACTATTGGAATTTAAACACCGAAGAAATACCTGATGATATTGGAAACTCTAATAGAGGTTTTGATAAGATCTATGCTGGTGAAAAGCAAAGATCTGATCCATGTATGAAGATGAATCGTCCAAGTTTTTCTGAGACATCATTTGGTCAAAGCAAGAAAGTGCATTTGCCCATTGTGGACAAGTCAGTCGGTCACACGAATTATAACTCAAAAGGTTTAGTTGAGGGGTATAAAGGGGAAGTTATTGacgttgatgatgatgatgctatAGCAGTTGAGAACTTCTCTTTTGTGAACCCTACACACTTATCATCTGGTTGGTGCAGTCTTCCTACTTTCCCTACAGCTGCTGAGATTAGCTCAGATTTAGATTCGTGGATTCCTACAAAAGATAATGGAAAGAGCTTGAGCGCAGAAGTTACACTAAATTCACATATAGATCTAATGAACAACTGCACACCTCTAGAGGAGTGTTCATTAGTAAACTCTACAGTGAATTTCAGCATGCCACCTTTTGAAGAGAAGGATCCATTATATGGTAGGACACCACTCTCGAAAGCTATTTTATCTGCTCAACCACAGAAAGGATCACCTTGGACTATAGATTTTCTTAACAGaatgaaagaaaagagaaaaatgcGTCAGCAATCTCTGCCAAACATATCATCTGCCCCCTGTTTTGGTCACTCTGAGAACTCGCCAAACTTTAGAAAGCGAAAAAGTCCATCTATACTTGACCTGTATAGGTATCAGCAGAGCAGCACGGTGCAAGGCTTGGAACATAAAAGGCGACATGTTTTTACGCAACCATCAAGTTCATCAAAAGCTGTAAAGGGCACTGCCTCACTTCAGTCACGGACTCCAATTGATAAGAGAGCAAAAAGG AAGCTAACTTTTGCCACCAACGGAAGCAAGGGCCAAAGTAGGCTGGTCTGGAGTGATAAGATTGATCAAACTATGCAAGGAAGATTGTAA
- the LOC122588487 gene encoding COP1-interactive protein 1, whose protein sequence is MFKSGRWKGQNKIKVMFQMQFQATQVPKMKGKGLMVSLIPGDIGKPVAKLDRVPIVDGTCTWEDPIYEMVKLVKNQKTDTYKEKIYYFNVQTGSSKSGYVGEVGVDFANFAESTEPFQLSLPLTTSNSGAILHVFIQKMQRTDENREFEENESLQSESVKSKNQKSDSSENGNMLDFAEDEYLSKNDSRANRDSKLENKPNFQENSAVRKNSKPPNKKGEQQRSSPDDWSLGSLSDRSMADLINSPEQNYQNQTHNGYNEVSKTLVEVLRSDISRLERQAELSELEIGSLRKQIQKENKRGQDLSRKVDELREEKEALEKECDLLKSSQKRNYNAVSHPLESPEKLKALLDEMREELKHEKSLNKSLTSNLRKTEESNSELLEEVKDLDTIMEEKDTKISYLSQKLKESQTTKETMEGLYAEIELERKEKEELKIHIEDITQDYKFLLQENEDMSSKLENTQLEQMTMQNEYSNSLTTIKQYELQVKRLEEKIVNQALELSRSLDTTAEFETHIKDLEKELEKQGQDFEDDVADLMKVKIEQEERVVQAEEAFRKSKLANAATVENLQKALEKSNQELLMTKDAHEQEVQKLCDQIDRQAEKLKQMSLELETSKSHGENNCDSEEWIRERTILVTELNSLKKEAEKQHKESRSSTSLMSEKNVMIRTLQSELKMLRGDYNELQQRLSATDSEKAKLQKEVSRLETTSVDQQKQLSLFKKSKMTCDESKLIPESAKRFEGISSEKHNDEQKLKKLLSEISSLDEKNKHMESELKEMQDKYSEVSLRFAEVEGERQELVMALRNLRNGKKK, encoded by the exons atgtttaagtcAGGACGATGGAAAGGCCAAAACAAGATCAAAGTAATGTTTCAAATGCAGTTTCAAGCAACAcag GTGCCAAAGATGAAGGGAAAAGGATTGATGGTATCTTTGATTCCAGGAGATATAGGGAAACCGGTTGCGAAACTAGATAGAGTACCAATTGTTGATGGAACTTGTACATGGGAAGATCCTATTTATGAGATGGTTAAATTGGTTAAGAATCAAAAAACAGATACATATAAAGAGAAAATTTACTATTTCAATGTGCAGACG GGATCATCGAAATCCGGCTATGTAGGAGAGGTGGGGGTTGATTTTGCTAATTTTGCAGAGTCAACTGAGCCTTTTCAGCTTTCTCTGCCCCTCACAACTTCAAATTCTGGTGCAATTCTACAT GTATTCATTCAAAAGATGCAACGCACGGATGAAAATAG AGAGTTTGAAGAGAATGAGTCACTACAGTCTGAATCAGTTAAATCAAAGAATCAAAAAAGTGATTCTAGCGAAAACGGGAACATGCTTGATTTTGCAGAA GATGAATACTTGAGCAAAAATGATTCTCGGGCCAACAGAGATTCGAAACTGGAGAATAAACCTAACTTCCAGGAGAATTCAGCTGTCAGAAAGAACTCAAAACCTCCGAATAAGAAAGGTGAACAGCAAAGATCAAGCCCCGATGATTGGTCATTAGGTTCTCTTTCAGATAGAAGTATGGCTGATCTAATAAACAGCCCGGAACAAAATTACCAGAATCAGACACACAATGGGTacaatgaagtatcaaaaactttgGTGGAAGTGTTAAGAAGTGACATATCCAGGTTAGAAAGGCAAGCAGAATTATCGGAGCTGGAAATAGGGTCTCTTCGTAAACAAATACAGAAAGAGAACAAAAGAGGACAAGATCTGTCACGGAAAGTTGATGAACTCAGAGAGGAGAAAGAAGCTCTGGAAAAAGAATGTGATCTACTCAAATCGTCCCAAAAACGTAATTATAATGCAGTTTCTCATCCATTAGAATCACCAGAAAAATTAAAGGCCCTTTTAGATGAAATGAGGGAAGAGCTAAAGCATGAAAAAAGCTTGAACAAATCGCTCACGTCAAATCTACGGAAAACAGAAGAGTCAAACTCTGAATTGCTTGAAGAAGTGAAAGATCTTGACACAATAATGGAGGAGAAAGATACTAAGATATCTTATCTTTCTCAAAAACTGAAAGAAAGCCAAACGACAAAGGAAACTATGGAAGGCCTGTATGCTGAAATAGAGCTCGAACGGAAAGAGAAGGAAGAGTTGAAGATTCATATTGAGGATATTACACAAGATTATAAGTTTTTACTGCAAGAGAACGAAGATATGTCTTCCAAATTAGAGAACACTCAGTTAGAACAGATGACAATGCAAAATGAATACTCGAATTCTTTAACAACAATTAAACAGTATGAACTTCAGGTAAAGCGACTAGAGGAAAAGATAGTAAACCAAGCATTGGAACTCTCTCGATCATTGGATACAACCGCTGAGTTTGAAACACATATTAAGGATTTGGAGAAAGAATTAGAGAAGCAAGGTCAGGATTTTGAAGATGATGTAGCCGACTTGATGAAAGTCAAAATAGAACAGGAGGAAAGAGTTGTACAAGCAGAAGAAGCTTTCAGAAAGTCAAAGTTGGCCAATGCTGCTACTGTTGAAAATCTTCAAAAAGCACTTGAGAAGTCAAATCAAGAACTCTTAATGACAAAGGATGCACACGAGCAAGAAGTGCAGAAGTTATGTGACCAAATTGATCGACAAGCAGAAAAACTTAAGCAAATGTCACTGGAGCTTGAAACTTCTAAAAGCCATGGAGAAAATAACTGTGATTCGGAAGAATGGATTAGAGAGAGAACAATATTGGTGACCGAGTTAAATTCACTAAAGAAGGAAGCAGAAAAGCAACACAAGGAATCAAGAAGTTCGACAAGTTTAATGAGTGAAAAGAATGTTATGATTAGAACTTTGCAGTCAGAACTGAAAATGTTAAGAGGTGATTACAATGAATTGCAACAAAGGTTATCGGCAACTGATTCAGAGAAAGCCAAATTACAGAAAGAGGTTTCCAGATTAGAGACCACATCCGTGGATCAGCAAAAACAACTGAGCTTGTTCAAG AAAAGTAAAATGACGTGTGATGAAAGCAAACTTATTCCGGAATCAGCAAAAAG aTTTGAAGGAATATCCTCAGAGAAACACAATGATGAGCAGAAACTCAAGAAACTATTAAGTGAAATATCATCATTGGATGAAAAGAACAAACATATGGAAAGTGAACTGAAAGAGATGCAAGACAAATATTCGGAAGTAAGTCTTAGATTTGCTGAGGTGGAAGGTGAAAGACAAGAACTAGTAATGGCCTTACGTAATCTGCGGAATGGGAAAAAGAAATAG
- the LOC122587073 gene encoding remorin-like, which produces MAAEEPKKVDDVVVVEPETSAEPPPPAAVEEKAIVPVDPPITEQPPAEDSKALAIVEKPIEEKPAVGSVNRDAVLARVSTEKKSALIKAWEESEKSKAENKAQQKLATVGAWENTKKAHIEAELRKIEENLEKKKAKCIEKLKNKIALIHKTAEEKRAMVEAKRGEDLLKAEEVAAKCVATGSTPKKGWFSS; this is translated from the exons ATGGCAGCTGAAGAACCAAAAAAGGTTGacgatgttgttgttgttgagccTGAAACTTCGGCagaaccaccaccaccagccgCCGTGGAAGAGAAAGCCATAGTCCCTGTTGATCCACCTATCACTGAACAACCACCAGCTGAAGATTCCAAAGCTCTTGCCATTGTTGAAA AACCAATAGAGGAAAAACCTGCAGTGGGCTCTGTCAACAGAG ATGCTGTTCTTGCTAGAGTTTCAACAGAGAAGAAAAGTGCACTAATTAAAGCATGGGAAGAAAGTGAGAAATCAAAAGCAGAGAACAA AGCTCAACAAAAGCTAGCCACCGTTGGAGCATGGGAGAATACCAAGAAAGCTCACATAGAAGCGGAGCTTAGAAAGATCGAG GAGAATTTGGAGAAGAAAAAGGCAAAGTGTAttgagaaattgaagaacaaaatAGCCCTCATTCACAAAACAGCAGAAGAGAAGAGGGCAATGGTAGAAGCCAAACGAGGAGAAGATCTTCTAAAAGCAGAAGAGGTGGCAGCCAAGTGTGTAGCTACTGGATCCACCCCAAAGAAAGGATGGTTTTCGAGCTAG